In Zingiber officinale cultivar Zhangliang chromosome 3A, Zo_v1.1, whole genome shotgun sequence, the DNA window CAGCTCCGTCGTCATCCTCACGTGAGAGCCAACACCACCACCTCGCCTTCACGCCGCCGTCGACGTCGTCTTCTCCTTTCTCACTGTCAAGCCACCACTCCCTCTATCTCTCTCTCGCTCACTCCATGCTCTACTCCAGGGTGTTTTTTGGTTGTCGCCGCCAATAGGAACAAGGGAAGAGCTTCTTCTCCCTCTCGCCACCACCCTCGACtcctctccctttcttcctccagCCCCCACCACAGCCACGAGACGCACGCAGCCATCCCCGTTTAGAGCCGCCTTGTCGGATGCTCTCGCCGCTGCCACAGGGTAGGAGACGCCCCCTTCGTCATCAGCTTCTCCCTTGCCGCCGGCGGGCCACTGCCCCCTCACCTTCTCTCTCTCAGATCCTCTCCCCCTCATGCATCGCTGCCGCCGCATGGGCGTAGGTCGCGGCCGCCACCAGGGAGCACAGGGATCTTCTTCTCCGCTGCGACGACGAACCGAGGGGTGAGTTGGTTTCTTCCACCGTCGACACACCAGAGAGGAAGGCAGGCCCCTCTCCCTCACACATGCTGCCACCGTCGCCGCCTTCTCCTCTCGCTGCTAGATGCTACCGGGGCCAAGGACCTCGTCGATAGCTCTCCCTATCTTCCTCCCGTCAACCACAGGCCTTGCCTTCGCCGTCGGCAAGCCTCTCCTATTTTCCCTCTCTTGATGCCAGCAGGTCTCTCCATCTCACGCCTGCCTTGTGACCCCGCCAAGAACGTCGTTGTTTCCTCTTTATGCCACCACGAGcaacctctcctcctccctttAGTGCACGTCGCAACCCTTAGCTCAGGCCTCCGACGCCCGCTAAAATGTCGTCACTACCCATCAGTCGCCCTTGTGGCTGGCTACTAGCATCGCAGTTGCCCGAGTAGCCTATAGCAATTTCCATCGCATCCGTGTGTTCGAGCGCTGCTTTCCTTTTCCCCCACGTCCATTACAGCAGTTCCTTGCACCGATTCAGTCCCAATGCCTCCAGCACAGATCCGGCTGCTACCGTCGCTGTAAACGATCTAACTGTGTTCCGCTTCCTATGTGTTTCAGCCTTTGAGCCCTCACTGCCAGGGGGCTATGATTTGATCGTGCTCTGTCTGTGCTATGTTCTAGATTGGTTATGTGTCATGTCTTGACTTATGTGCCGATTTTGTATTCCGATCTGCGTGCTGATTTCGTATCTCGGCCTATGTGCCAATCTCatgtcccggcctacgtgccgttaGTACCTCTCGGCCTATGTGCTGCTAGTATCTCCAGGCCTGTGTGTCGGTGTTTTATCTCGGACTACGTGCCATTATTATCTTAGGACCTGTAGCTCATCTTCCGGTTCCGTACCGTGTCCAGCTTCACGTCATCAGATCCAACCCTTTATATTGATCGGACGTCGTCTACTCTGCCGGGTCTCAACAACTCGAGCAACGTCCCATCCGAGGGTGCTCCCCTGGAccagggtacgttctccgtaCTCACCccttatttatttcattattatattattagcgtattactcatatattcgttggatctgcctcgaggcTCGGGGTACTAGAGACCGGGGTGACCCGGTCGTTGGCTGCAAGTAGCGTTAACCAGAAGACTttcgaagacttggtcaacatagaagctatctcagcatacccccctcTGGGATGtcgcgactcggtcaacattctcgccacctcacccgacggtccgtctgactcagattccggacaggatcaatcaaCATTAATGTCCGTAGGTTGAACTCGCACACCTGAAACATATCCCCAGATAGATTTTCTCACAAAAAATTTTTCATAACATATCCCCAATACGAATAATTTTTTCCATCCAATCggacactgatcgattgaagcaaATCTTATGTGCGACCACTCATGATAATAGAACAAATTATGTTCACGAATAATCGAACACCAAACAAAACCAAGTATTGCGAAAATAAAAGAAACTCAATTAAAATTGTACGGTTGTgccaaaaaaaattaatagttcGATCTACGAAAATTGTGGATCGAATTAACAATTATTCAAACTAATTATCAAAGACATAGAGATGAAGGCTCTAATACCATGTAAAAATTGTTGTCAAAGAAAAGTAATCATCTttattgatgaatttaaaaaaaaattatgagaaaataaaaaatacaaagtcttatataattaattatcaaaaaatttaaattctaaagtgagaatttaaaaaactaaattaactttaagacaataaacaaatctaattatattatttaataatagTAACAGTGCCTTTGTCAAGTCACCACACGCTCACCATTTATCCACAATTGGAGATCCTGTCGACGAGTGAACAAATCCTGATGTTGCAATTTCTGGATCAGCTCAGGGCAGTTACTGATGCTCAAAAACTGAAGTTTTCTCGGGAGGCCATCACTTGGCAGCCACGCGAGGGCCGGGCAATCTGAGATCTCAAGATGTGCAAGTGAGTTCATGTTCCGGAGTCCAACTGGAAGATGCTCGAGCTGCTCGCAGTTCTCGATCTCCAGATCCTCTAACATTGTCAGCCTAGTCAACCCTGCAGGTACATTTTGCAGCATAGGACAGTGTCTGATGACAAAGCGCGACAGGCACTCAGGTAGCCAACCGTCAGGAATAAATTTCAACTGACTGCAATAACCGATCTCTAACCGACGGATGGACGCATGGCGACTGCCTATATAGAAGGGCAGGTCCGCCCTTGTCAGTCCACTGAGAGTGAGAGAGGGAAGCGAGGAAATAGCTGCCCTGCAGGATCTCCAAATCCAGTCATCATTTGTCTTTACTTCTAATGATTGGAGTTTTGGGAAATCTGGCAAGCCGGCAAAGTATGGGGATGCTTCGATCACCAACTTTGTCAGAGATGGGAGTTCATGTGTAAGTTGTTGCAGTGCAGGACAGTTCTTGATAGTGAGCTCACTGAGAGAAGGCAAAGCACAACGATGATCCCCCAACCATTCTTGCAGTCCTGACATGTTCTCCAGATGCAGCTTTTCTAACTTTGGGAATCGTATCTCGTTCCTGCCACAGAATGAACAGTCAAGATGCTTCAGCCCATGCATTTCCTCGAGGAATAGATACTTGAGGTTGGGTAATTGGCCGAGAGGTGGGAGGAGGTTCAGCCAACTGTAAGTTTTGGAGATCCTCACGGTTTCTAGATTGAACAAGGAAGAATCCCCCATCCATTTCGGCAGCAAGGTCCCTCCATACCCGACGACTCCGATCTCTTTCAGTCTGGGATGTGGTTTGAGGTATTCGAGGATgttttctctactgttgtacccTGCACTCCTAGCGGATGCATCGGTTACACTACTGTAGTTCCATGTTAACTCTAGTCTGTGAATGTGTCCCTTGCTCGATAGGTTGGCGTTCGTAGCATCTTCCCTACTGGAAACGAGGTCAAGCCTTTCGATGAGAAGCTCGCTGCGGAGATCGTTCAAGTTCTCCAACTGAGATAAACCACACTCATGCCTTTTACTCACAACAAACCTGTTCAGTGTCCGGAGATGAGTTAATAATCCAATTTCTGGTGGCATGCATCTTAAGGTGCCTTGTGAATTGTCATCTAGATGAAGATCTAGGTGCCGTAGATTGCGCAGCCTACTCATATCCTTTGGAAGCTCTTCCAAATCGTAACAGTTTCTGAGACCCAAGGTCTGTAGGTTGTAGAGCCGAGACACAGAATCAGGCAACCTCTTTATGCTTGTGTTTTGTAGCTGGAGACAGCGCAGGTGCCTCAGATCGCCGATTGATTCAGGCAATTGAGTCAGGCGCGAGTTGGTGAGCATCAGAGTGCGCAGGCTACTGAGCTTCTGTGCGAGATCGCCAGGAAGGACCATTATTGGGCGACTCGTGGAGTTGCCGATCAGTAGCAGTGACTGCAAGCCTTTGCATTTGTACACTTCGTCCGGAGTGACTCTCCTTACAAATTCTTCATAGTTCACCGATAAATGGCGAACACTCGCTGAGAGATGCAACTCCGTGCCGGGTTCTATGACAGAGCATTCCTCTGCAGCGGCATATCGGGCAAATTCATGGAAAACATTTTGCATGACGTACCTTTGCCGACGGCTCTTGTGATCGAAATGTGAATACTGCAAGAACGAGCTGCGCCTGAGGGAGTCGATGTAGTCGCTGCCGACGTCTTCCATCTGTTCCGTCCCTCTCGGCCGGATGAAGCCTTGCGCATCCACAGTTGAATGATGAAATCCCTTTCCAACTCGCAGCGTTTTGGAATTATGGACAAGTATGCAAAGCACGGCTTCAGATAGTTGGGCAAGTATTTGTAGCTCAGGCCGAGAGGCTCCGTGATACTTGTGCTGCCGGCGCCGGAGAATTCCCATGACTGGCTTGTCAAGATCGCCCCCCATTTGTTTCTGTCAGCTTCTCTAGCTAGCCTTTGCCCCAAAGCTTTAGCTGCCATGGGCAAACCTCCGCATCTGTTGACAGCATGCGACCGATAGAAATCGAGCGTAAATGATGCGCTTGGGTTTCGGGATAATGCTGGCTGGCATATCAAAGACCAGCAGTCCTCCATCGATAAGCCCTCCAAGCGGTAGAGTACAGGAGGTGAATTAGCCGCCATGAAAGCAGCCACCTGCTCATTTTTAGTCGTCACTAGTATCTTGCTTCCTTCATCAGCAGAGTACAAGCAGTTTTTGAGCCTCTCCCACTCCTGGCTTTCTTGCCCAACATCATCCAGAACAAGCAGGTACCTCCTTCCGCTCACCTTCTTTCGTATTTCTTGCTGAAGATTGTTAAGGCTAGCTAAATCACACTTAAATCTATCTATGGACTCGATCATGCACCTCATAATCCTCATCAAGTCGAAGTCGTTAGACACATAAACCCAGAGTCTGAGCTCGAAATGCTTCTTCACAGTCTCATCGTCGAAGAGTTGTTGTGCTAGGGTTGTCTTCCCGACGCCAGGCATCCCAAAGATCGAAATCACCGAGGCAGTTGAATCTGATTGTCCATTTAATGGCACGAGCAGTTCTTTTATCTTTTGCTTATCTCTTTCGCGACCGAGAACGCATGGAGGACTCACTGAGGTGGTCTCGGAGATATGCGTCCTCTGCGATCCATTGTGCGATGTCAAGGCGGACAAGGGGCATTTCTTCACTATTTCGTCCAGCTCTGTTTTGATCGATTGTATCCTATCGTATACATCTTGCTTAAAAAAGAAACGCTTAGGATTCACAGCACCTAGGGAATTGCGCACCGCTGCATATTTGATCAGCTGCTGCCGTTGCTGCTCTGTTGCGACATCGTCCAGAATGTCGTTTGCTCGATACGCAACCTCGCGGAGTTCATTCAGCTGTTGCTTCACAGAGTTCCTGGTCTCCTCGCTCTCCTGCGCATCTTTCAGGACGGCTTGAATCGAGGAGACGATGTTCTGTAGCGTTACCAGTTCGTCGGCGACGCCATGCACTTTCTGCAGCTCCTGGGACACGTGATCGACCAAGTTGTTCACGAGAGCATCGAGGAGATACATGGAAACGCATTCCATGATCGACGACCGCGAGAGAATGATGATAGAGCTAGCAGACGGGCAGGAGGAGCATCTAACTTTATTGAGATCTATTTCTGTTCTTCTATGAATTGCAAAAGTCAATTGTCCTTTTCTCAAGGGTTTCTTTCCTAACAGCTAATGAACAGCCAAGAAACGGCTTGGgacaaagccaagaagagaaccTTTGCTATTCTTTCACATTTAAATTGTCCTTTCCGCAGAAGTTTCTTAGCAACCCGAAGATTGAAATGGCTCcacataaagaaagaaaatatctATAGCTTTTAACCGAGTATCAAAATTATTAAATTGTATaggttaattttaaaatgatcaaattattatgtattcattttttattttacttataaTTAATcgactgatattatcaataaaatcaattttttatttgaattttttactaGTTGAATCATTTATATCTAtgccaaaattttaaaattttgaataaatcatttaactgattttaaaaattaattggctaatttttttttaataaaaattgatTTTGGATAAAATCGGACCAAGTGACATTGATATAAAACTATTCCTATATATAACTAGATTATATTTATTCACTCAAATATTGATTTGACCTAATGTATTaagaacaatgattttttaacatgaatatattcataaaaattaatttttatttaaaaaattattatttttattatattaggtcaaattaatacttgagagtatgaatataattagaagaactaATTAAATATATAAGAATTACTTTCATGTCAATCTAAAATTATTTAGTCTATCAATCAATTTTATTCTTATCTTGTAGCTCCAAATTAAAATGCTTTCTTGTACAAATGATCGaattttatgtttatgtaaaattaaggccttattaatttatttatccattttttattttaaaatttaaaatcttaataaaaaataaaaaatctaaaaatttacaaaagaaaaggaaacaaaatttaaaaaggaaacatAAAAATTACTTTGGAGCTCTTTTAGTCAAAAGAACTTCAAGCAACTGCATAGGTTGGAGATCTATGGGTTTGGTTCAATTCGTTTCTTCCACTCCTCTAGTCTGATCTGACTATGTCCCAGAACTCTTGACTTCATCGTCTGTAACGTTCTAGGGAAACTATTTAAACATTCAACTTTTACTTTTAGTACAATGTCAGATATATGGGCCTAAACGGTTGTGATTCACTCTAATGTGATAGAAAATAGAATTCGTTCGTCTTTAACGTCTCCATCAATTTATTTCTGGGTCAAcacagaagaggtaaatcacggatgactactaatcGTTAGTACAATAACCAAGATATAGAGGAAAGTATGCTCGGATGTGCCAAATTTCGATCTCATGACCTCAACTATGATTCACTCTAGTACATTATCAATAGCTTCCTTGTACTCTCCTAATATTATATATACTGAATTTTCATATTCCAGAACCATTTAAAACATCAATGAATTTGACCAAAAATTTATTGATGGAAGATAAGTTATATTTGGCTCAAAATTGGTATAATAATGAGTGAATCTCATCATGTTAAACAACTCTTGACTTATTATCTCTATTTGTTTAGAGAAATCATTTATAAAATTCAacctttttttatatttttggcAGGTGTCACATCTCGACTTAGAGCATCATCAATGAGATGTTAAATGGGCATTATAAtacctatttaacatccctttcTATTATGAGTGGGCATTATAATGCCCACTCAtaagagagaggagagaaagtGTTCAAAGGTTTGAACACTCtctcttaattttttaatattttttttaaattataaaatttttaatattatttaaaaaactaataaaagggATGAATGAGTGGATGGTGGAGTCCgtgttaatgttaaaagggaTGTGGGTGAAAGAAGGATATTGTTAattataatgagtatgtgacaGTAGATCCATATTTTTTGATGAGATGATGGATATTATAACATTATAGTATTATGGATGCTCTTAAACCCTTCTTATTCATCCTAGAACATTATTATCAATAACTTCCGTACACTCTTTTAATCTCGTTCATACTTAAGTTTTAGGATTTCAGAAGCatttatgaattttaattaaaacttattaataAATTTAGATAAAGTCATATTCAATTCAAATTTGATCCAATAAGTTCATTCCACTTCCCTGAATCTCATCATGCATAAAACTCTCGACTGATTAACCCCTATTAAactattaattataaaaaaatatttaaaaaaatcattccTCTTTACTTTTACTTTTGGTATAGTGTCATATCTAGACCTAGGTATCTCTCATTCACTCTAGGACATCATCAATAGTTTTCTTACACCCTGTTAATTTTGTCCATACTAAAGTTATAAGATTTCAAAAACATTTAAGTCATCAataagttttaacaaaaacttaTTGATAGACTTAGATAAGTCAAATTCAATCCAAACATGGTCTAATAGATTCCTTCCACTTTTTTTAAGTCTCACTATACCCAAAAACTCTTGGCTCATGGCCCACATTAATTtagagaaattattttaaaaaatcaacctCCTTTACATTTGGCATAATATCACATCTGAATCTAGACACCTCTAATTTAATCTAGAACAACACTAATAGATTTCTTACATCCACTAATCATATACATGCTAAACTTTTAGAATTTTAGAAACATTTAAGTCATGAatgaattttaatcaaaattcatTGGTAGAACTCAAAAATATAAAAGActaaatttttaaacaaattaagttaactagcttaagttaggccttgtggatttgatgtcttgtgtctaagtatgcagggacttaggaaaatataagaagtcgagcagaagacgcaatgAACAAGAAGGATTGTACGGGAAGTAAGTCGAGGAGCTTGGTACATCCTAAAAAAGAGAAGTTGTGGAAGTACTCCGGTGGAGCAAAAAGGACGCACGAGGCATATCTGACGGACAAGAAGCTAgagaaagtctgctcgaggagaaggtcggagttgggtttgaGTGAGCTCACTTCAGACGACCgaagaatcacccaagtgagcgaaaTGAAGACTAGTCAACTTCTGAGGTTGACCATTCTATGTGCCTCGATTGACTCGAGGCGCCCTAAAGACTTGAGGTGGCTCAATTGACCTAAGCGGATAAGTAGCGAAATCCATGTTAACCGACTTGAGGTGCCTCAAATGAACTGAGGCACCTCAAATCCACAAGATCATATAGAAAGACATTGCGATGTGGATCACACTAATTGAGGTGTCTCCAATCAGCTAAGGCACCTCAGATGTGCCACGTTAGCAAATGATTATTTTCAACTAGAAGACTATAAAAATAGTTCTTGAGATAGAAATTAAATAACATGCTCTATATTTTACTTTCCAAATATTGTACTTTTAACTCTCGCTTTCAAACACTGTAAGGGGCTACTCAGCCTCCGACCTTGCTCGAAGAAGGAGATATTAGTTCACTTCtgttgccttggattagcaactatttagttgcaaactaagtaatttctttgtctcttcttttatgtttttattctaACTTCTAGCATGTATCCTTGCTAAGTTAATtagtaagagaaaaaaaaaatcaaattttaattacaaGACTATTCACTTCATCTAACCGTTCCACCC includes these proteins:
- the LOC122050574 gene encoding putative disease resistance protein RGA3: MYLLDALVNNLVDHVSQELQKVHGVADELVTLQNIVSSIQAVLKDAQESEETRNSVKQQLNELREVAYRANDILDDVATEQQRQQLIKYAAVRNSLGAVNPKRFFFKQDVYDRIQSIKTELDEIVKKCPLSALTSHNGSQRTHISETTSVSPPCVLGRERDKQKIKELLVPLNGQSDSTASVISIFGMPGVGKTTLAQQLFDDETVKKHFELRLWVYVSNDFDLMRIMRCMIESIDRFKCDLASLNNLQQEIRKKVSGRRYLLVLDDVGQESQEWERLKNCLYSADEGSKILVTTKNEQVAAFMAANSPPVLYRLEGLSMEDCWSLICQPALSRNPSASFTLDFYRSHAVNRCGGLPMAAKALGQRLAREADRNKWGAILTSQSWEFSGAGSTSITEPLGLSYKYLPNYLKPCFAYLSIIPKRCELERDFIIQLWMRKASSGREGRNRWKTSAATTSTPSGAARSCSIHISITRAVGKEECSVIEPGTELHLSASVRHLSVNYEEFVRRVTPDEVYKCKGLQSLLLIGNSTSRPIMVLPGDLAQKLSSLRTLMLTNSRLTQLPESIGDLRHLRCLQLQNTSIKRLPDSVSRLYNLQTLGLRNCYDLEELPKDMSRLRNLRHLDLHLDDNSQGTLRCMPPEIGLLTHLRTLNRFVVSKRHECGLSQLENLNDLRSELLIERLDLVSSREDATNANLSSKGHIHRLELTWNYSSVTDASARSAGYNSRENILEYLKPHPRLKEIGVVGYGGTLLPKWMGDSSLFNLETVRISKTYSWLNLLPPLGQLPNLKYLFLEEMHGLKHLDCSFCGRNEIRFPKLEKLHLENMSGLQEWLGDHRCALPSLSELTIKNCPALQQLTHELPSLTKLVIEASPYFAGLPDFPKLQSLEVKTNDDWIWRSCRAAISSLPSLTLSGLTRADLPFYIGSRHASIRRLEIGYCSQLKFIPDGWLPECLSRFVIRHCPMLQNVPAGLTRLTMLEDLEIENCEQLEHLPVGLRNMNSLAHLEISDCPALAWLPSDGLPRKLQFLSISNCPELIQKLQHQDLFTRRQDLQLWINGERVVT